From one Mytilus galloprovincialis chromosome 13, xbMytGall1.hap1.1, whole genome shotgun sequence genomic stretch:
- the LOC143057759 gene encoding uncharacterized protein LOC143057759 — MFSFSRVARSKSFPNITERKFYSSDVRRYLADALTGYEETVFMPLCCRNWYLGDNFSKARITTVQYLKDEFGRRREPSSVNKNNLKRGKVKTHLIPFSSMFCNGFHALKCFNNRTSISFEDNIKVEKAHYNRYLLQYALDAFVTGFLCEKDHHEECLRKILTIDDKTEISVIMANHLFSRLTAPRVGTTYYVTNDTKREPVHVYCNCSKKCGEEILYSNTGFGSELLWYGKPDIMVFPIGGVHCSIVIPPKPEDESADYAYLKGPNILHDKHSIDFNPDDLTLREKYNKSQIIATAITSSMHQKKSRQEKGGLFTNVSLLPLIAADGTSFDIYLYDSERDILLRNSGLPIPLWDGPFNKPPLYRLNMSSVLKLWMTINHASIQPSLSLEDNQLLSGTCDFKGRLPKDVLENIESTLEMKDKFQPMEEQEFDFDFMYLNVSPPKKSLPVEY; from the exons ATGTTCTCTTTTTCACGGGTTGCCAGGTCTAAATCATTCCCAAATATCACTGAACGCAAGTTTTATTCATCCGATGTAAGACGTTACTTAGCAGATGCACTGACTGGTTATGAGGAAACTGTGTTCATGCCGTTATGTTGTAGGAATTGGTATTTAGGTGATAACTTTTCGAAAGCACGCATTACTACAGTCCAGTATTTAAAAGACGAATTTGGAAGGAGACGAGAGCCATCGTCtgttaataaaaacaatttaaaaagaggAAAAGTGAAGACCCATTTAATACCATTCAGTTCTATGTTTTGCAATGGGTTTCATGCACTTAAATGTTTCAATAACAGAACCTCAATTTCATTTGAAGACAACATAAAAGTTGAGAAAGCTCATTATAACAGATATTTACTTCAGTATGCCTTAGATGCTTTTGTGACCGGGTTTCTTTGTGAGAAAG ACCATCATGAGGAGTGCTTAAGGAAGATCCTCACCATTGATGACAAGACAGAAATAAGTGTTATCATGGCCAATCATCTCTTTTCTAGACTTACAGCTCCTAGGGTTGGGACAACATACTACGTAACAAATGATACCAAGAGAGAACCTGTACATGTATACTGTAATTGCTCCAAGAAGTGTGGAGAGGAAATTTTGTACAGCAATACTGGATTTG GTAGTGAGTTGCTATGGTATGGCAAACCTGACATTATGGTGTTCCCGATAGGAGGAGTACACTGTAGCATTGTAATACCACCAAAACCAGAGGATGAGTCAGCAGATTATGCATATCTAAAGGGGCCAAATATTTTGCACGATAAACATAGCATTGATTTTAATCCTGATGATTTAACTTTAAGGGAAAAGTATAACAAATCTCAAATCATTGCCACTGCTATTACTTCTTCTATGCATCAGAAGAAAAGTAGACAAGAAAAGGGGGGTTTGTTTACAAATGTGTCATTATTACCACTGATTGCAGCCGATGGAACTTCATTTGATATATATCTTTATGATTCTGAACGAGATATTCTTTTACGAAACAGTGGCTTACCAATACCTTTGTGGGATGGACCTTTCAACAAACCACCATTGTATAGACTAAATATGTCATCAGTTCTTAAACTTTGGATGACAATTAATCATGCATCAATTCAGCCTTCCTTATCCTTGGAAGATAACCAGTTGTTATCAGGAACGTGTGACTTTAAAGGGAGACTACCCAAAGATGTTTTAGAAAATATAGAGTCTACTTTAGAAATGAAGGATAAGTTCCAGCCAATGGAAGAGCAGGAATTCGACTTTGACTTCATGTATTTAAATGTAAGCCCACCTAAAAAGTCTTTGCCAGTTGAGTACTAA